CTGGTACGCTCTAGATGAAGCCCAAGAAAAAGCATTGGAACTTAACTCTCTAGTACATGGAATTATGATTATGTGCTCTAATGCCAAAAGCATGAATAAACCTTTAGAGCAGCTACGAAGCATGCTGAGTTACGATGAAGAAACTGAATCAGAAAATGAAAGTATGCTAATGCTAGAAGAACTTCAAGAAATGGTCGAATATTGCCTTAAGGATATAGATACTTTAATTAAAACTAAAGATAGTGATCAAAAATGAATGGATATTTTTCTAGGAGGTTTTTAATAGACGCAACAGAAAAGTATAATTACATTTTTAAAATACATCAGGGAAATCTCACAAGTCCCCATATTGTGGAACATTTGAAATGGTGAAAAAAAAGATATTAATCACAGGAGTATCTGGATTGGTGGGTTCTGTGTTAGCCGTTGCTTTGAAAGATGAATATGAAGTAACGGGATTAGATTTACAAGATTCAGTTTACGTACCTACCATAAAAGCAGATTGTACGATTCTTAACAATATTATGCCGGCATTTTCAGGTATTGATATGGTCATAGATCTTGCCAGTAATCCTGACCAATATAGTAAATGGGATGTTATTCATGATATCAATTTAAAATGTACTTCAAATGTTCTCGAAGCTGCGAAAGAGTGTGGGGTAAAAAGAGTTATATTCGCAAGTTCAAACCATGCTACTGGCATGCATGAATTTGACTGGCCCTATAGCCAAATTATTGAAGGTGATTATGCAGGGCTGAAATCTAACCAAATCCCATTAATATCCACAGATATGCCAGTTAGGCCTGACGGACCTTATGGAATTGCAAAAGTATTTGGCGAAGCTGCAGGAAAATTTTATTCGGACCAATATGGATTAAGTTCTTTATCTGTTCGAATTGGAACTCTAAATGCTGAAGGGAAACCAATAAATCATAGACAATTTGCTACCCTTATCAGTCACTCAGACCTTGTTCAGCTGTTTAGAAAATGTATTGAAGCCCCATTAACTTTAAAATACGGAATTTATTATGGTGTTTCAAATAATAAATGGAGATTTTGGGATATTCAGAATTCGGAGTCAGATATCGGTTACAAACCCCAAGACAATGCTGAAATATGGCGTTAAATACTATTGACCAAAAAGTAAAAAGTGGGCTTTATTTCTATAAAACAAATTGATTTATAAGTAAAATAACTACTACTATTTGAAATACTACCCCAAAAACCTTTAGATATGTACGCATGAAAATTCTCCGTTTTAATTGCGATGAATTATATCATAGGAAAGTTGTTACAAAATAAAAAGACATGGAGCCACCGATGAGAACTGAACTCATGGCCTACTGTAGGCACCAAACCTAGCATATAGGAATCAAACCTTCCTGTTTATAGCTCTTTATAACAGCTTAATACTGTTGATATACCGACCACTTATGGGGATATGCTATAATCCCACGCAAAGAGAGTAATTTATGAAGAATTTTATTATTACAAATATAGTATTAATAGTACTAATTTCTTGTGGCGGTTCTACTACCGAAGCACCAGAGGTTTCTATTCAAACACCAGAGGCTACTATTGAAGTACATGCAACAATTGATTCTGGAATAACTGCGAGATTAGATGAAACACCAAAACTAGAATCTACACAAACTCCACAACCAAAGGCATCTGATTCTACTCAACCAAAAAATACAATAAAAATAAACACTTCAGATGAGGAAAAGGTCAACAATCAGAATAATATTGAATCAAGCCAAGCTGGTAACTTTACTTTGCAGTGTGTATCGAGTACAAACGACTCTCTCAATACATGGGTAAAGACTAAAGGACCAATTGGAGGTTTGGGATATAACGTACGATATAGACATGATAAACCAAATATAATGTACTTTACTGATGCGTGGTCAGGAATACAAAAAAGTACGGATGGAGGCCAAAATTGGACTCAATCTAATGGAGAAGGGGAAGGGGTTATTGATTTTCGAGTCGGGCCTTCATTAGATAATATTCCTGTCTTTGCCCTTAGAATAGATCCGAATGATGAAGATATTATATGGATAGGCCTGCAAGATAACGGGGGTCTCTATAAATCATACAATGGAGGACAGTCTTGGGAATCAAAACATAATGGCTTAGACTCAAATAAAATTATTCCGCAACAAAAAACACAAAATTCAGATGAAGAAGATGATACTTCCGAGTTGCAATTAAACGTCAGAATGATTGAAGTTGAACCAGGAAATTCAGATGTCGTTTATGTCATGGGTGACGTGGACACACAAATAGATGGATTCCAATTTAATCGTACTCGAGGATTTGTATTTAAATCTACTGATGGAGGTGAGCAATTTGAACTGGTTGGTGATTTTGCAAATTTAACTAGATGGCTTTTTTTTACGAATTCGAATGACACTGAAGAATTACTCGTTACTACAGGACTATTCGACCGTGAACCTGACACAGCAGCAGAAAAAGAATATGGAGAGATTTCTGACGATGCCATGCCAAGCGGACTTGGGGTAGGAGTCTTTAAATCAAATGACGGGGGCAAAAACTGGTATGAAAGTAATCAGGGGATTAACCCAAAACGGTCCATGCATTTTGGTGGAGCAGACCAGAGTCCATTTGATGAAAAACTAATCATCATTGCAAGCGGAAACGACGTCGATAACTTTCTTCGCGATTACCCAGGAGCGATTTATAAATCTATAGATGGAGGAGCTTCTTGGCAGGATGTATCACCTCTTTATTCAGGATTAGGGATGTTCGGCGCGGTCGCATTTGCTGAGTCTGATAAAAACATTGTTTATGTTGCAGGAGAAAATGAATTTCTTCGTTCGACAGATCAGGGAGAAACATGGAGCATACAAGAGCATTGGGGACCCCCAGGAATAAAGCCAGGGAATCCCATTGATATGGTAGTAAGTAAGACTAATCCTAATATTGTATTCATTAACAATTATGGTGGTGGTGTTTTTAAAACTGAAGATGGTGGAAAAACTTGGATCGAATGGAGTAACGGTTATTCGGGTGCAAACATATTTGGCATTTCTGTTAGCCGTACTGGTTGTTTAGCTGCAAATGGGCGAAGTCAAATACACCTTTCTGATGACTTTGGCGAGACCTGGCAGGGTATTCAATATGGCAAATCCAAGAGTCTAGGAGATGGTCTAGCTATTAAATTCTTATCGCACGATGATACCAATCAAACCCTTATTGCAACTGATGCTAATAATGGGCGTCTTTATTACTCAAGCAATCTAGGCAATGACTGGGAAATAGCTACAGGATTAGTAAACATAGAACATTCTTTATTTGAAGAAGCGTTTGGGATACATATTGTCGAGGAAGCAGTCTCAAATCCAACGGTATTGTATGCTGGTTATATTCAATCAAACATTAAAGGACATGATCCTCATCAATTAGACGAAATTGAACAGTCACCAGGAATGTACAAATCTGTTGATGGAGGAATATCCTGGTTCCCAATCAATAATGGGCTACCCAATGAAGACTACAGCCGTAATATATCAGATATTACTGTTAGTAGTCAGAATGAAGACGTAGTCTATATCAATTCATTGTTTGATGGGTTGTACTATACAGTTGATGGTGGTGAATTTTGGGAACATCTTACAGGTAAGTTACCAGCGGGTATGTCATGGGATGATTGTGGGCATACGTGTGTTAATGAGGATGGTCAAAGAATAGACATGGAAGATATGGAACATTCTAAAATGATTCAACGTAAACACGCGATGAGTATTGCAATTAATCCTCAAAACGACCAAGAGATATTTCTAGGTACCAATGTTCATGGTGTTTATAAATCCATTGATGGTGGATCAAGTTGGGAAGAAACACTTTGGCGTACTGAGGCGATCAATACCTCGAAACGTGACCACGCACACGCAATTGATATTGCAATTAACCCAATAGATACGAAGATCATTGCTATCGCCGATTGGAATAGTGGTGTGCTGTTGAGCCAAGATGGAGGCGAGTCTTGGCAACGAATTAACCAAGAATTAGATACAGGAGTAGTACAAGTGATAATATTTTCACCAAATGGACAATATCTTTTTGCTGGTACTGAAGGACATGGCATATTTCGGTATAAACTCTTTGATTAACCCTCCTCACTACTCGCTAATGGATATTTACTCCGCTCTTACTCCTAATATGCAGCGAGATGCTATAAAAGACTTCCCACTTTTGACCCATTCTTGAAGCTCTACGCAGTCATTTAAGCAGTCATTTTGATTTTAAGAGCCTTTGAGTTAACGCTTAGAGGCTATTTTTAGGTTCAAAATCATGGAGCCACCGATGAGAATTGAACTCATGACCTACGGTTTACGAAACCGTTGCTCTACCCCTGAGCTACGGTGGCTGAAAGTACCGATTTTAAACCTAAATTACCCTATTATCAATGATTAGAATTAATCACAAAACTACAAAGGTAATCATAATGCCAAGATTGTATCACAGGGTACATGGTCAGGGTGTGAATTCTAATTTTCACTATTATAGATTACAGGCATTTGTCCTTTCCATTCAGACCATAAAGATTGCTGTGATATAAGTTCTGATATAAAATGAGCCACATTAATTCTACTAGTTTTTGCAGGCTTGAATAATGTATGAGTAGGAGATGGATGAGTAGTATATGTGCTTGTTTTTTCTTCATTAGTTAAGCTATCAGGACGTACCACAACCCATTCTATGTTTGGATGATTTTGGCCAATTGTAGTCCTTAAATAACCTACAGCTTTTTCATTATCCGAGACTGGAGGAAGTAGGTAACGTAGTATAAAAAAAACACAACTTTCAGAAAAAGAAGACTTCTCTTTTAAGTCCTCGTTTTTACAACCAACGGTATTCATCAAAATCATCTTGACAGATTTATTGATTCTTTTATTTTCAATGACCTGACATAATCTTTTTATAGAATTTGTTACAAGTCGTCTTGGATTTCCAAACATACCTTTAAAAGTAAGATTATGTCCTAATGTGGATACAATTACATCACACCATTCAATGTGTGTGATTAGTTCCTCTTCACTCATATCTAAAATAGTGGATGTGGTTATGGATAAATTCTTGTGGTTTCTAGTTTCCTTTGTGAACTTTTCAGCACTTCGAACGATAGCCTGAACCTCGTGATCAGCTTCCAGGAGTTGGTGAACCAAATGTTTACCAGTTGCACCAGTTGCTCCAGTAAGTAATATTTTCATAATGCCCCTCAATTTATATTAAAAGTAACTTTACCTCATCGGTAGATATTATAAGATGATTGTATTATAAATGTCGGTATCTTAGGTACTATGCCAGACACTATTAGGATTAACAATTATTGCAGTAATTATATCTCTTACTATTACAACATCAATGATGTTGTACAGTAGAACAAGATATCAGAAAATTGATAAAGAGATTATCAAAGGCTACCTTGCAATGTCTACTTGGTTGTTTTTAGTGATTTGGGCTGTATGTATTATTATAGATTCTTTTGTTACCTGTGAAGTTAGTATGTGGCAGTACCAGAGGATTCCGTGGTGTTAGCCTAGTCATGCTTTTTCTTAGGTTAATGTGTATTGACGAATCCCAGTGTTTTGTCGATCCGGTTCACTAGTTGACGCCCTTGTCGATAGCGCTCAAAATTATCGAGAAAAACTTCCGCCGCCGTTTCTTTGAACCCATGATAATCACCCGACATGTGTGGCGAAACAATGACGTTCTCAAGGGCCCAGAATGGACTGTTTTCAGGTAGCGGCTCGTTTAAGAACACATCCAGTCCGGCACCTGCGATGGCACCTGAAGTAAGCGCTGCGATCAGCGCTTCTTCATCAACCAACTCGCCACGACCCAGATTGATAAACCGGGCAGTTGATTTCATGGCAGAAAATTCACTCGCGCCAAAAAGCCCGCGGGTCTGATCTGTCAGGGGCGTGATCAGCACCACATAGTCCGCTGTTTCCAGTGACTGTACCAAGGTATCTACTGCGTAGACCTGTTCAAAGTCAGGATCGCTATCACGTGCGCTACGGCCCACCCCTGAGACTTTAAAGCCAGCTTGTTTTAGCAAGCGTCCAATTGTTCGGCCGACGCTGCCCACACCAACCACGAGTACCTTCTGCCCCAGTGTCTGTTCCGTCAATCGATATGACCAGCGATGCTGAGTCTGGGCAGTAAATGTCTCGGGCAGTCGCTTGGCAAATGCCAGGATCAATCCTAGCGTGTACTCCGCCATCGCCCGGTCGAACACACCACGGACGTTGGTGAGTTGAACATCGCTGGCTACGAATTCTGGGAACAGCATCGCATCAACACCGACACCACGCACCTGAACCCAGCGAAGTCGCTCTGTCAGGTGCCAGGTTTGCTGTAGGTCTTTTGCTCGGAAATTCGAACTCAGAAGCACTTCTGCCTGGGGCAGGAAAGCCTGCAGGCTTTCCAGGTCCGGGGCACAGTTAATTCGGATATCGCCTGCAATCCGGTCAATACCCGGAATCTCGTCAGCTGATACCACCCCATGGATGACAAGATTTATCTGCTTTTGCATGATGACTCCTCATTTCTAAAAAGGGTTTATTTGTTCTTTATTATATTTCTTAAACGAAGAAATAATTTCTTTACAACTAAACCCATACAATAAACTATAAATAGGAGCATCACTGCTAATATTTGTGATACAAGTGCATTGTCGAATATCTGGCTATCTAGCATAATTATTCTCCTTTGTTTACAGTTGCTCTACCCCTGAGCTACGGTGGCTGAAAATAGTATTAAATAACTTGAATGATAACATTTCCACACTTGTGCCCATCATAAACGTGAATGTGGGCTTCTTTGAAACAGTTTAATTTTTATTAAAAAGAAAACTAAAATGTTTCCTACAAAATCCTAAAATTTGAACTTTATATTTTTTAAATAGCCAAAGTATGATTAAGGCTTTAACAATTTTATATATTATAAATATCCCACCAGCTGTTAAGAGTGTTTCCATTCTATGATTTTACAACCTATAAATATAATTGTTCAATAATTCTGGTTGTGCAAATTTAAAATTAATAAGATTGTATATCAGAGCATGTATTAATCTCAGAATCTTCTTTTCTTATATATTTGTACTAATTGATTATAATTTATTGTCTAACAAGATCGTAATAGATGTTTTTAATTGCTATAATAATCTTTTAAAAAATAAAGGATGTGAGGAAGTGTATGAGTGTTAAAGTAGTTGTATTTTTGGAAGTAGAAGATTTTGAAGTATTTTCTAATACTTTTAATAGTGATGGTGCTAAAAATGCTAGACAAGAAGCTGGTATTGAAGCAGTAATTTATCAAGGTTTAGACAATCCAAATCAATCAGTTGGTATCGCTACAGCACCGTCTAAAGAAGAATTTGCAGCATTTTTTGCATCTCCAGCACAGCAGGAACGTATGCAAAGCGCGGGAGTTCAAGGTCCTCCAATAATAACCTTCTTAAAAGATTAAAATCAGTTAATTTATAAAAGCATCATTACTCTAGTTTTATAGTAAAGTTCATTAAAACGAGACAAAAATGGAAATAATACTAAAAGCCAAAAGAATGCTTTCAGAATTCGATAATATCAATGCAAATAGTAAACACTTTTATGTAACAATACGTTTTCGTTTAGACCAAATTAATCAAATTGTTAATAGCGAACTGTTAACTTATTTTAAGAAGTATCAAATATTACCAAAAAAACAATATATTGAATATGAAGGGTGTCTTCGTTTCGTAACCTACTTATTCGGATATTGTTATATAAAAGATCATTTATCCCAAATAAGTAGACTTTCATCAACTCTCTAGATGTACATAAGGATGAAGTTATGATTCTTGAGAAAAAACTTAATAATAAGGATATCATTATTCTAGATGGAGCAACAGGTAGCGAAATCGCAAGATTAGGTGGGGTTATGAACTCTTCTGCATGGTGTGGTGTTGCTAATAAAACTCACCCTAAAATTGTCCGACAAGTTCACGAAGAGTATATTCGTGCAGGCGCAGATATAATAACAGCTAATACTTTTTCCACAAGTCGCCATTGTTTAGCAGGAGCTGACCTTGCCGAAGAATCGGTCGCTATAACAACAAAAGCTGTCGAATTAGCAAAAGAAGCTGTAGAAAATGTAGGAGCAAATAGGCCAATAGCAATTGCAGGATCAATGTCTAATATGGTTGCCTGGATTCCAGGTACTGTCAGTCCTGATCTACGATATCTTCCGACACCAGAACAAGAATTAGATAACTATAGAGAACTA
Above is a window of SAR202 cluster bacterium DNA encoding:
- a CDS encoding SDR family oxidoreductase, giving the protein MKILLTGATGATGKHLVHQLLEADHEVQAIVRSAEKFTKETRNHKNLSITTSTILDMSEEELITHIEWCDVIVSTLGHNLTFKGMFGNPRRLVTNSIKRLCQVIENKRINKSVKMILMNTVGCKNEDLKEKSSFSESCVFFILRYLLPPVSDNEKAVGYLRTTIGQNHPNIEWVVVRPDSLTNEEKTSTYTTHPSPTHTLFKPAKTSRINVAHFISELISQQSLWSEWKGQMPVIYNSEN
- a CDS encoding D-2-hydroxyacid dehydrogenase; the encoded protein is MQKQINLVIHGVVSADEIPGIDRIAGDIRINCAPDLESLQAFLPQAEVLLSSNFRAKDLQQTWHLTERLRWVQVRGVGVDAMLFPEFVASDVQLTNVRGVFDRAMAEYTLGLILAFAKRLPETFTAQTQHRWSYRLTEQTLGQKVLVVGVGSVGRTIGRLLKQAGFKVSGVGRSARDSDPDFEQVYAVDTLVQSLETADYVVLITPLTDQTRGLFGASEFSAMKSTARFINLGRGELVDEEALIAALTSGAIAGAGLDVFLNEPLPENSPFWALENVIVSPHMSGDYHGFKETAAEVFLDNFERYRQGRQLVNRIDKTLGFVNTH
- a CDS encoding NAD(P)-dependent oxidoreductase, with the protein product MVKKKILITGVSGLVGSVLAVALKDEYEVTGLDLQDSVYVPTIKADCTILNNIMPAFSGIDMVIDLASNPDQYSKWDVIHDINLKCTSNVLEAAKECGVKRVIFASSNHATGMHEFDWPYSQIIEGDYAGLKSNQIPLISTDMPVRPDGPYGIAKVFGEAAGKFYSDQYGLSSLSVRIGTLNAEGKPINHRQFATLISHSDLVQLFRKCIEAPLTLKYGIYYGVSNNKWRFWDIQNSESDIGYKPQDNAEIWR